The genomic segment AGCGTCGACTTCCAGGCCTCGATGCGGCCCTCGTCGACCAGGCCCTGGCTGTCGAAGCGGCTGGAGACGCGGCCGCCCAGCAGCTGCAACAGGCCGAGCGCCACCGCAAGGCCCGAGCCGAGCGAAATCCAGATGCCGGTGCGCGGCGGCAGGTCTTTCCGCAGGAAGATCGTGAACGCGACGATCATCGCGAGCAGCGACAGGCCAACGCCGGCGCGCGAGGTCGTCATGAACATCGCCATCAGGCAGATCAAGAGGCATGCGAGCTGCGGCAGGATCTCTCTTGGCGGGATCGCACGCAGGTCGAGCGACAGACGCCGCCATTCGATGTGCCGCTCCGGCAAGCGGCGGCGGACGTCCTCCAGGATCAGCAGCATCCAGATCACCGCAGCCGAGCCGAAATAGGCCGCCGCCGTGTTGCGGTTGATGAAGGTGCCGGTGACGCTGCCGAGATACGCCGTCTTGTCTCGCCACAGGATCATGGTCGGCTCGATCAGGAACGAAGCGACGCCATAGAGCGCGTAAGCCGCGCCCGAGATCGCGATCACCCAGAGCAGGCGGCGCGCGCGCATCCGATCGGCGCCGACGGTGATGCCGAGCACGATGGCGAGGATGTTGGCGAGCGGCGCGCCGAGCGCGAAGAACGCCTCGTTCTTGACGATCGAGGCCGACGGGGCGATCGGCACGCCGAGCAGATCGGAGGCCTGCTTCCAGATCGGCTGGAACGGCGCGAGGAAGGGATGGTCGGAGAGCTGCTCGTGCAGCACGAAGGCATAGGCGGCCACGATCACGCCGATGCCGGCGAGCAGCCAGAGATGTGGCCGGCGCAGATCACGCGTCGTCGCGAAGATCACCGCGATCCCGAGGCACAGGCACCAGAACGCGATCGACAGATCATTGGTCGAGCCGAACGGAAACGGCGCGGCGGCGGCCACGAAGAACAGGATGAAGGCCGCGGGCAAGCTCCATGACCAGCGAATCTTGGGAAGCCAAAGGCGCATCGTCATGTCTTGCGAGCCTTGCTCGCGCCTAGAGGAAGCAATCGATCGGATAGATCTTCAGATCCACGTTGAGGCGGCTGTTCCGGGTCTGCGCGCGGAACGCATAGAATAGTCCAAAGCTATCACTCCCCTGATCGAGTTTTATTCCGGGGGTTAATTCGTCGGGCGGGACCAGAACGCCGATGTGCCGGTTGATGGCGGAAATCTCGATCCGCCCCTCACCTTGCGCAAAATGCCCGCCGAGCTGGGTCACGGTGACCTTCGGCAGGCCGCGGCGCTGATGGCAGACGTCCTCCTCCCACAGCTTGGTCTGCTGCACCAGCGGCTTGCCAGCGCCATCGGGCACGACGATGTCGGGGAAGGACGGGCGCAGCATGCCGAAGAACTTGCTCTCCTTGGAGTTCGCCGAGAGGCGGACGGTGAAGGACAGCTCGCCCCTGGCTCCCTTGAGGCGCGACAGGACGGGAGCGTCAGGCTCGGCGGAAACCATCACGTCGATGCGATGGCGGACGCCCATCTCGGCGGCAGCGCCGAGCACCGGCTCGGCCGGTGCGAGGGCGAAGGCGAGCGGGACGAGAGCCAGAAGATGGCAAAATCTTCGAAAGCGCATGAAGCCCCTTGCAGCAGCGCGGAGACCAGTGGCGGGCGCGTCCTACTCGGTGACGCCTTCATCCGAACCTGCCCGCCGGCCCGGCGACAATACCGATTGGATCGCTAAACGAAAATGGCACCGGGACAAAGCCCCGGTGCCATCGTCTTAGGTCGGTCAAGTCGGCGTCTTACGGCGCCAGCTTGATGTTGTTGCGGAAGATCAGCGCGTCGTTGCCAAGATTGATGGCATCGCTGCCGGTCGCCATGATCACGCGCATGTACTGCAGGAACTTGGCAACTTCGACGTTGCGCGAGTTCGAGACGTAGATGATGTCGCCGTTCTTCATCATGACCTTGGTGGCCAGGAAGAAGCCGCCCGGATCGCGGAAGTTCACGTTGAAGATGACCGGGATCGTCTCCGAGGTGTACTTGCTCACGTCGATGCCGAGCTGGGCCGCAACCTCGCGCGGCTCGCGGCGATAGAGATACACGGCAGCCGGATCGGCCTGGCCGTCCAGGAGACCGCCGGCCTTGCCGACGGCTTCGCCGAGGTTGATGCGCCAGGCGTCGAAGTTGAACTCGCCGCTCTGGCCGCTGGCGCCGAACGCCATGAACTTCTGCTGCTCGCGATAGACGTAGATGCTGTCGTCGGGGCGCACATAGACGTTGTTCTCGGGCGCCATCACGAGATTCTCGAACGGCACGGTGGCCCGCCGTCCGCCACGCTCTAGCATGACCCAGGTCTCGAAGCCCTGGCCCTTGATGCCGCCAGCGCGGGTGATCGCATCGAGTACGCGATCCTTCGCACCCGCCGCGCTCGCCGGATAACGCGCCGGCGAATTGACCTCGCCGAGCACGCTGATCAGCTGGGTGCGCTGCGAGGACATCGCCACGACCGCCTGCGGCTCGATGGCGCGGTTGCCGATCCTCTCGACGATGGCGCGCTGGATTTGGACCGCCGTCAGGCCCGCGGCCTTGATCTGGCCGGCATAGGGCACGGTGATGAAGCCGTCATTGTCGACCGACTGATCCGGGATCGTCACATAATTACCCGGACGGACGCCGGCTTCGGCCGGGATGAACAGACCGCCTGCCGCGGCTTCGAAGATGGTGACGCTGACGACGTCGCCGATGCCGAACACGATGCTGGCGGGCGGACGACGATCGGTGAACACGCCGGCGAGTCCCTTGGGCTCATGGGTGTGCAGGATCTTCACGGTGGCCGGATTGAGCGGCACCAGCTCGTAGGCCGGCGCGTTTTCCGTCTGGATCTTGTTGTTGACGTCGTCGGTGAGCGGCCCCGAGCCGGGATTGGTCGAGCAGGCCCCGAGCGCTAAAGCGGCGGCCAGGAACGCTGGCTTCAACACATAGGTCTTGGCAATAGATGACATGAATCGCGCCCGAGGGTCCCCAATTGACGTAAATTGGTACGGCCTAGGGGGTGGTGCGACAAGTGTTCCCGGTGGTTAACGGAGCAATCCGTCGGCCAGTGTTGCGTGTGGGCCACTCTTTGGGGCTTGGTTTAACCCTTTGTGACTATTTGTTGTATTTCGTGTGCTCAGTTCGAGAGCAGATCGCCCCAGTCGAGGGCTCAGTGTGTCGAGCGCAAGGCTTCTTGACCGCTCCGCCCTCTGCTAACTCTGGGGTGTTGAAGATAGGAACTCCCCGTGTCTGGCCTCCTTCTGATCCCGCTGTTGGCGGGCTCCCTCCTTGGCGCCGCCGATCGCGCATCCGGCCCCACCGTCGCCTGCCCTGGCAGCGCCGTGGGGTGGTGTCGCGGCGCGGCGGTGGTTGAGGTCGCCGGGTCTGCGTCCACTTCCGTTTGGAAATTTACCCGGACCCAGGGGGCCAAGGACGGCGAGAGCTTCGCCGCGATCATGAAGACCGCGGACACGACCCAGTCGGACCCGGACTTCGCCGGCCTGATCGTCCGCTGCGCGGCGAAGGGCAAGGTCGATGTGCTGGTGGCCTTGATCCGGCCCTTCCCGCCCCGCAGCCGCCCCAAGGTGACCATCGCCGCGAGCGGCGGCGGCACCTTGAGCTCCGAGGGCAGCATGGCGGCCGCGGGCGCCGCCGTGCTGTTGCCGGACGAGGTCTCGGCCTTTGCCGCGGGCAAGTGGCAGACCACGGCCTCACTGTCCGTGGTGGTCAGGGAAAGCGACAGCGAGATCAAGGGACTGGTGGCGCTGAATGGCTTGCGCGAAGCCTACAATTCGCTGCTGGCAAATTGCGGCCAATAGGCCAAATTTAGCCATACAACTTAAGGGTCTTTTTAAGGTGGGGAACCTAGGGTCCGAAGCACGGGGGAGTGTTTCGGATGACCGCCTTTTTGATTTTCAGCCTTCTAGTAGGTGCCGTGCTGGGCCAGCGCTTTCGCGTGTTCGTGCTCCTGCCGGTCACATTTGCACTGGTGCTCACCATGCTGCCGGTCAGCATGATGACCAGCCTTGGCTTCCTCGAAGGCATGAAGGCTGCGGTGTTCGCCGCCATCGCCCTCCAGGGCGGTTACCTCTTCGGTTCGGGGGCGCGCTTTGCCCTTGCCGCCGCACGCGCCACCCGCGTCTTCGGTCGAGCGGTCAAGGCCACCCGCTGATCACGGCGCAGGCCTCTGTTTGAAAACGCACCGCCCGCTTGTATGGTGACCTGACCGTTTCAGGATTCCTTCGAGCGCGCCGTTTGTCCCTCGCTTATTTTGCCCTCATCGTCTCCGTCGTTTCCGCTTCCGCTCTCGACATCGCCGGCGCCACGTTCGGGGCGCAGCTCGGGACGCTGGCCGCAGCGCTAGGCTTGCTGGCGGCCGCCTTCAGCGCGCGAAAGGCCGACTACGAGCATTATGTCCGTGCCACCTCCTGGGGCCGCTGGATCCTGGTGGCCATTCCGCTGTGCATCGCGGCCCAGCTTGCTCCGCTTCCGCTGCGCTTTGCTCATCCGATCTGGGCCAGCGCCCACGAGGTGATCGGTGGCCTCTCGCTCGGACCGATCACGGCCGATATCGGCTTGACGGTGAATGCGCTGCTGCTGGCGCTTGCCGCAATCTCGTTGCTCGGCGTCGCGATCCTGGTTGTCCGCAACCGCATCCGTGCCGAGCTCGTTCTGTTCGTGCTGAGCGGGGTAACCGCGATCTCCGCCTTGATGTTGGACCTGCATCGGCTCTCGCCGGCGCTTGCTGCAACCGTCCCCCATGACCTCACGGCGAGCCTGGCCGGGCTCGGCCTCATGCTCAATCTGGCGGTGATGCAGCTCGCCGCGGAACGGGCGGAGACGCATCATTCGATCGGTCGGTCGATCGCGATCGGGCTTTGCGGTCTCGTCGGAGCCTTGGTCAGTGCCGCTGCGATCTTCGGGTTATCAGGGACGAACAGCGCGATCGCAGCGGCCTTTGGCGTCGTGCTGATCCTGCTGATTCTCGTCATCCGCAGACTGGATCTGTCGCGGTTGGCCGCGAGCGCGTTGTCGATAGCAGCCCTGGCCGGCGCGGCGATCGTGCTGACCTTCCTGTTCGAGAAGAGCTCCGGACCGATCCTCCTGCGGCTCGTCCCGGAGATGGGGGCCGAAACGAAGGCCGCGTTCGAGCGGATGTTGGCCGACACACGATGGTTCGGCGCCGGTGCCGGGACTTTTGCTGCGGTGGGCAGGATCTATCAGAGCGATGCCAGCGCCGTCCTGACCACGCCCTCGGCGGCCATTTCCGTGTTCGCAGGGATGGGGTGGGTCGGCTTGATCGCCATGATCGCGGTGAGCCTATTGGCTTTGGTTCGCCTGTTCTTCGGCGCCCTGCAGCGCGGACGCGACTCGTTCTTTCCCGCTTCGGCCGCGGCCTGCGTCCTCTTCGCACTGGTTCAGAGCTTTGCAGGTCCCGGATTGCTGCACCCGGCAGCAATCCTCTGTCTTTCGGTGATCGTGGGCCTCGGACTGTCGCAGAGCGTCAGCCAATCCGGATCGCGGTAGCGCGCGGGTTATTAGACCGCGCGGTCGCCGAGCGAGGCCC from the Bradyrhizobium sp. WBAH42 genome contains:
- a CDS encoding O-antigen ligase; translation: MTMRLWLPKIRWSWSLPAAFILFFVAAAAPFPFGSTNDLSIAFWCLCLGIAVIFATTRDLRRPHLWLLAGIGVIVAAYAFVLHEQLSDHPFLAPFQPIWKQASDLLGVPIAPSASIVKNEAFFALGAPLANILAIVLGITVGADRMRARRLLWVIAISGAAYALYGVASFLIEPTMILWRDKTAYLGSVTGTFINRNTAAAYFGSAAVIWMLLILEDVRRRLPERHIEWRRLSLDLRAIPPREILPQLACLLICLMAMFMTTSRAGVGLSLLAMIVAFTIFLRKDLPPRTGIWISLGSGLAVALGLLQLLGGRVSSRFDSQGLVDEGRIEAWKSTLKIIADNPWFGTGMGTFQWAFPPYRSPNISIRGVWDAAHSTPLELASEVGIPMALLVALGWAIMLLVLARGVFGRRRDAIVPLAAAATATLSLLHSCLDFTLQVPGYSIPFFALFGAGLAQSFSSREGRPAPDALATAPRGEGRSATVAPAARAHGELHKSV
- a CDS encoding polysaccharide biosynthesis/export family protein encodes the protein MSSIAKTYVLKPAFLAAALALGACSTNPGSGPLTDDVNNKIQTENAPAYELVPLNPATVKILHTHEPKGLAGVFTDRRPPASIVFGIGDVVSVTIFEAAAGGLFIPAEAGVRPGNYVTIPDQSVDNDGFITVPYAGQIKAAGLTAVQIQRAIVERIGNRAIEPQAVVAMSSQRTQLISVLGEVNSPARYPASAAGAKDRVLDAITRAGGIKGQGFETWVMLERGGRRATVPFENLVMAPENNVYVRPDDSIYVYREQQKFMAFGASGQSGEFNFDAWRINLGEAVGKAGGLLDGQADPAAVYLYRREPREVAAQLGIDVSKYTSETIPVIFNVNFRDPGGFFLATKVMMKNGDIIYVSNSRNVEVAKFLQYMRVIMATGSDAINLGNDALIFRNNIKLAP